The Flavobacterium jumunjinense genome includes a region encoding these proteins:
- a CDS encoding LptF/LptG family permease, with protein MKLIDKYILKRYLATFSVMLLLFIPIGIVIDVSEKVNRMIERKAPFNEIIIYYGDFVIYFANLLFPIFLFLSVIWFTSKLANNTEIIAILSSGISFKRFLRPFLLGATIICVFALLMGFFLVPKASKGFLDFRNAYLRSSSYKTMETTDIFRQIGDGEYIYISNYNLMSKTGFNFTYEKFKENVLIEKVTSNRIKYNEETKKYSLYNYIKRGVGKNNDVLEMVDKKMVDFNFEPEELTPVFYIAETMTIGELFKFINKEKKKGNTRINAYLVVLYKKFSLPISAFILTIIAVAVSSMKRRGGMGVNLAIGIVIAFTFIFFDKVFGTIAENSDFSPLLAVWIPNIFFGILAFYLLRNAKR; from the coding sequence ATGAAATTAATTGATAAATATATTTTAAAACGATATTTAGCTACGTTCAGTGTAATGTTACTTTTGTTTATTCCAATTGGGATAGTAATTGACGTTTCTGAAAAAGTAAATAGAATGATTGAAAGGAAAGCTCCATTCAATGAAATTATTATTTATTATGGCGATTTTGTTATCTATTTTGCTAATTTATTATTTCCAATATTTTTGTTTCTTTCTGTAATTTGGTTTACATCTAAGTTAGCAAATAATACAGAGATTATAGCTATTTTAAGTTCAGGGATTTCTTTTAAACGTTTTTTAAGACCATTTTTACTTGGAGCAACCATAATTTGTGTTTTTGCTTTGTTAATGGGATTTTTTCTTGTGCCTAAAGCGAGTAAAGGTTTCTTAGATTTTAGAAATGCTTATTTAAGGAGTAGTAGCTATAAAACAATGGAAACTACCGATATTTTTAGACAAATAGGAGATGGAGAATATATTTATATTAGTAATTATAATTTAATGTCTAAAACAGGTTTTAATTTTACTTATGAAAAGTTTAAAGAAAATGTTTTAATAGAGAAAGTTACTTCTAATAGAATAAAATATAATGAAGAAACAAAAAAGTATTCTTTATATAATTATATAAAAAGAGGAGTTGGAAAGAATAACGATGTTCTAGAAATGGTCGATAAGAAAATGGTCGATTTTAATTTTGAACCCGAAGAATTAACACCTGTTTTTTATATTGCAGAAACAATGACTATTGGTGAACTTTTTAAATTCATTAATAAAGAGAAGAAAAAAGGAAATACACGAATAAATGCTTACTTAGTAGTGCTTTATAAAAAATTTAGTTTGCCAATTTCTGCATTCATTTTAACAATTATTGCAGTAGCTGTTTCCTCAATGAAAAGAAGAGGAGGGATGGGGGTAAATCTAGCAATTGGAATAGTAATTGCATTTACATTTATATTTTTTGACAAAGTATTTGGAACCATTGCAGAAAACTCAGATTTCTCACCATTATTAGCGGTATGGATTCCAAATATATTTTTTGGAATATTAGCTTTTTATTTACTTAGAAATGCAAAACGATAA
- a CDS encoding DMT family transporter, with translation MQNDNIYIKNYLHLHLIVFIWGFTAVLGKLISLDALDLVWYRMSFASLFILGFLIVKKVKLKIDRKGIIRFSVAGLIIAAHWYTFYEAIKVSNISVTLTCLSTGAFFTSILEPILHRRKIIWYEMFFGIITIFGLGIIFEVETQYQTGIYLAITSAFLSALFSVLNGKFVKEYDSNVISFYELLIGVIGISVFMFFTEGFTPAFFKISLEDLFWIFILSSICTAYAFSASVKIMKFLSPFTIMLTINLEPIYGIILALMIFGDSEHMNSLFYLGAAIILATVLANGIVKNYKKRKLKLT, from the coding sequence ATGCAAAACGATAATATTTATATTAAGAATTATTTACACCTTCATTTAATTGTTTTTATTTGGGGATTTACAGCAGTTCTAGGAAAGTTAATTTCATTAGATGCTTTAGATTTAGTATGGTATAGGATGTCGTTTGCTTCACTTTTTATTTTAGGTTTTCTTATTGTTAAGAAAGTGAAATTGAAAATTGATAGAAAAGGGATCATACGATTCTCTGTTGCAGGTTTAATAATTGCTGCGCATTGGTATACTTTCTACGAAGCTATTAAGGTATCAAATATATCGGTAACATTAACTTGTTTGTCAACAGGTGCTTTTTTTACTTCAATATTAGAACCAATTTTGCATAGAAGAAAAATAATTTGGTATGAAATGTTTTTTGGAATTATAACGATTTTCGGACTGGGGATTATTTTTGAAGTAGAGACTCAATATCAGACGGGTATTTATTTAGCAATAACATCTGCTTTTTTATCGGCTTTATTTTCTGTATTGAATGGGAAGTTTGTAAAAGAGTATGATTCTAATGTAATTTCATTTTATGAACTATTAATAGGAGTGATAGGAATTAGTGTGTTTATGTTTTTTACTGAAGGGTTTACACCAGCTTTTTTTAAAATTTCTTTAGAAGATTTGTTTTGGATTTTTATCCTTTCTTCAATTTGTACAGCTTATGCTTTTTCAGCTTCTGTAAAAATCATGAAATTTTTAAGTCCATTTACAATTATGTTAACAATAAATCTAGAACCCATTTATGGAATAATTCTAGCACTGATGATTTTTGGAGATTCAGAACACATGAATTCACTCTTCTATTTAGGAGCAGCAATAATATTAGCTACCGTTTTAGCGAATGGAATTGTGAAAAATTATAAAAAAAGAAAACTAAAGTTGACTTAA
- a CDS encoding acetyl-CoA carboxylase carboxyltransferase subunit alpha, with amino-acid sequence MEYLDFELPIKELEDQLDKCVVIGQESDVDVTNTCKQIEKKLAETKKNIYKNLTAWQRVQLSRHPSRPYTMDYIKALCGDTFLELFGDRGFKDDKAMVGGLGKIDGQSFMIIGQQKGYNTKTRQYRNFGMANPEGYRKALRLMKMAEKFGVPVITLIDTPGAYPGLEAEERGQGEAIARNIFEMFRLKVPIITIIVGEGASGGALGIGVGDRVFMLENTWYSVISPESCSSILWRSWEYKEQAAEALKLTPNDMKKQKLIDDIIPEPLGGAHYDRETTFKNVQKVISETFNELKKLSTEDLIMQRMDKYSKMGEFKE; translated from the coding sequence ATGGAATATTTAGATTTTGAATTACCTATAAAAGAGCTTGAAGATCAGCTTGATAAGTGCGTAGTTATAGGTCAGGAATCTGATGTAGATGTAACCAATACATGTAAACAGATTGAAAAAAAATTAGCAGAAACTAAGAAAAATATATATAAGAATTTAACTGCTTGGCAAAGAGTACAACTATCTCGTCATCCAAGTAGACCATACACAATGGATTATATTAAAGCTTTGTGTGGTGATACTTTCTTAGAATTATTTGGAGATAGAGGGTTTAAAGATGATAAGGCCATGGTTGGTGGTTTAGGAAAAATCGATGGACAATCCTTTATGATTATTGGTCAACAAAAAGGTTATAATACCAAAACGCGTCAGTACAGAAATTTTGGTATGGCAAACCCAGAGGGCTATAGAAAAGCACTTCGATTAATGAAAATGGCTGAGAAATTCGGTGTCCCTGTAATTACTTTAATAGATACTCCGGGTGCTTATCCTGGATTGGAAGCAGAAGAGAGAGGTCAAGGAGAAGCTATTGCACGAAATATATTCGAAATGTTTCGCTTAAAAGTGCCAATTATTACCATAATTGTTGGTGAAGGTGCCTCTGGAGGAGCATTAGGTATTGGAGTTGGAGATAGAGTATTCATGTTGGAAAACACGTGGTATTCTGTAATTTCTCCAGAATCATGTTCTTCTATTCTATGGAGAAGTTGGGAATACAAAGAGCAAGCCGCAGAAGCGTTGAAATTGACTCCTAACGACATGAAAAAACAAAAACTGATTGACGATATTATTCCAGAACCATTAGGTGGAGCTCATTATGATAGAGAAACAACATTTAAAAATGTTCAAAAGGTTATTTCTGAGACTTTCAATGAATTGAAAAAATTATCAACAGAAGATTTGATAATGCAGAGAATGGATAAGTATAGTAAAATGGGCGAATTCAAAGAATAA
- the dnaB gene encoding replicative DNA helicase, producing MENVKNNSYQKENKSAIINLEKGKLPPQAVDLEEAVLGAMMIDKKGVDEVIDILQADAFYKDAHKNIFEAIVELFNDTQPIDLLTVSAQLKKNGKLDSAGGDYYLIQLTQKISSSAHIEFHSRIILQKFIQRSLIKISNEIIEESYDESTDVFDLLDKAESKLYEVTQGNIKRSSESAQSLVIQAKKRIEEIAGKEGLSGIPTGFHDLDKLTSGWQPSDLIIVAARPGMGKTAFTLSMARNMAIDYGAPVAFFSLEMSSVQLITRLISSETGLASEKLRTGKLEKHEWEQLSIKVKDLEKAPLFIDDTPSLSIFDLRAKARRLASQYGIKLIVIDYLQLMTAGGNGKGGGNREQEISTISRNLKALAKELSIPVIALSQLSRAVETRGSSKRPLLSDLRESGAIEQDADIVSFIYRPEYYKIDEWDDEERSPTQGQAEFIVAKHRNGGLENIRLKFLGHLGKFDNLDDFSSPFDELPSKMNTDDKNPFITQNLPSANEAFGSNFNDDNEEDDSDVPF from the coding sequence ATGGAAAATGTCAAAAATAATAGCTATCAAAAAGAGAATAAAAGTGCTATTATTAATTTAGAAAAAGGAAAACTTCCTCCTCAAGCTGTCGATCTAGAAGAAGCTGTTTTAGGAGCAATGATGATTGATAAAAAAGGAGTAGATGAAGTTATTGATATTCTTCAAGCTGATGCATTTTATAAAGATGCTCATAAAAATATTTTTGAAGCAATTGTAGAATTGTTTAATGATACTCAGCCTATAGATTTATTAACGGTTTCTGCACAACTTAAAAAGAACGGTAAATTAGATTCGGCTGGAGGAGATTATTATTTAATTCAGCTTACTCAAAAAATTTCATCTTCTGCTCATATTGAATTTCATTCGAGGATTATTTTGCAAAAATTTATTCAGCGAAGTTTAATTAAGATTTCGAATGAAATAATTGAAGAATCATATGATGAATCAACAGATGTGTTTGATTTATTAGATAAAGCAGAATCTAAGTTGTATGAAGTTACTCAAGGAAATATTAAGAGAAGTTCCGAGTCAGCTCAAAGTTTAGTAATTCAAGCTAAAAAAAGAATTGAAGAAATTGCAGGAAAAGAAGGCTTGAGTGGAATTCCTACTGGTTTTCATGATCTTGATAAATTAACATCAGGTTGGCAACCTTCCGATTTAATTATTGTTGCAGCTCGTCCAGGTATGGGTAAAACAGCATTTACTTTATCTATGGCTAGAAATATGGCAATAGATTATGGTGCACCAGTTGCTTTTTTCTCATTAGAGATGTCGTCTGTTCAGTTAATTACCCGTCTAATTTCTTCTGAAACAGGTTTGGCTTCAGAAAAATTAAGGACAGGTAAGTTAGAAAAACATGAATGGGAGCAGTTGTCAATTAAGGTGAAAGATTTAGAAAAAGCACCTTTGTTTATTGATGATACACCTTCGTTATCAATTTTCGATTTACGTGCTAAAGCTAGGCGTTTAGCGTCTCAGTATGGTATAAAGTTAATTGTTATTGATTATTTGCAATTAATGACAGCTGGAGGTAATGGAAAAGGAGGAGGAAATCGTGAGCAAGAGATTTCTACAATTTCCCGAAACTTAAAAGCATTAGCAAAAGAACTATCTATTCCAGTTATTGCTCTTTCACAGCTTTCACGTGCTGTAGAAACGCGTGGATCGAGTAAAAGACCTTTACTTTCCGATTTAAGGGAATCTGGAGCGATTGAGCAAGATGCAGATATTGTATCGTTTATTTATAGACCTGAATATTATAAAATTGATGAATGGGATGATGAAGAACGTTCTCCAACTCAAGGTCAGGCTGAATTTATTGTAGCAAAACACCGTAATGGTGGATTAGAAAATATACGTTTAAAATTTTTGGGTCATTTAGGTAAGTTTGATAATTTGGATGATTTTAGTTCTCCGTTTGATGAATTACCTTCAAAAATGAATACGGATGATAAAAATCCTTTTATCACACAAAATTTACCTTCAGCTAATGAAGCATTTGGAAGTAATTTTAATGATGATAATGAAGAAGATGATTCAGATGTTCCGTTTTAA
- a CDS encoding T9SS type A sorting domain-containing protein, translating into MKKITQLFLFLFLFTFFIPISFSQTIIHTEDFEGSDFIGYAIGNADTGIDDPTQTFRTSLDGNDRIGRGLVGTFTFDGVITGNSTNVIGGEDINFVDGYNNHSYIELDPISIIGKTNLSIDIDVAFPNTNAARYEDSDFLIVDYKIDGGSYTNLLAFYGGATSSTPGLIRDNNLNGVLDGGETTSVNTAMTSFNLNLDAITGSTVSGASIEIRVRFSMPDAQEEFAFDNIILKGVDAPCTDPTVPSVTAIANPVCSGNTTTLNITGTLNDATQWAIYTGSCGGTLVGTTTTSSFVVTPTGPSTTYYVRGEGGCVTPGSCGTLTVNVTNITSTIISQTNVACNGGATGAATVSASGGTAPYTYAWSNAATTASITGIVAGTYTCTITDANGCTKIQSATITQPTALVASAITDNNASCNGGSNGGATASATGGTAPYTYAWGNGATTASITGVIAGTYNVTITDDNGCTDMASITITEPTALVASAIVDNNASCNGGSNGGATASATGGTAPYTYAWSNGATTASITGIIAGTYTCTITDANGCTDTASITITEPTALVASAIADNNVSCNGGSNGGATASATGGTAPYTYAWSNGATTASITGIVAGTYTCTITDANGCTDMASITITEPTAVVASAITDNNASCNGGSNGEATASATGGTAPYTYAWSNGATTASITGIVAGTYTCTITDANGCTDIASITITEPTALVASAIVDNNVSCNGGSNGGATASATGGTAPYTYAWSNAATTASITGIVAGTYTCTITDANGCTDIASITITEPTAVVASAIADNNVSCNGGSNGGATASGSGGTAPYTYVWSDGATTASITDVVSGTYTVWVTDNNGCLNTTTVTITEPVAIDNNITQNAGVLTADQTGATYQWYECPNTLLTGETNQSFTPTAMGDYKVEITLGVCTIESACETVTVLGSENFESISNFSIYPNPTNGLLNINADFDGQFIIANQLGQTVKTFTVSSNITNIVNVDNLADGIYFIKGTNGLKTSSKRLIIKK; encoded by the coding sequence ATGAAAAAAATTACTCAATTATTTTTATTTTTATTTCTGTTTACCTTTTTTATTCCAATATCTTTTTCTCAGACTATAATTCATACTGAAGATTTTGAAGGATCTGATTTTATTGGATACGCAATTGGAAATGCCGATACAGGAATAGATGACCCTACTCAAACATTTCGTACATCTTTAGATGGTAATGATAGAATAGGGAGGGGACTTGTAGGTACTTTCACATTTGATGGCGTTATTACTGGTAATTCTACAAATGTGATCGGTGGAGAGGATATTAACTTTGTCGATGGTTATAATAATCATTCTTACATAGAATTAGATCCAATTAGTATTATTGGAAAAACAAATCTTTCAATCGATATAGATGTTGCTTTCCCGAACACGAATGCTGCACGTTATGAAGATTCTGATTTTTTAATAGTAGATTATAAAATAGATGGAGGCTCATACACTAATTTATTAGCATTTTATGGAGGAGCAACTAGCTCTACTCCAGGTTTAATTAGAGATAATAACCTTAATGGTGTTTTAGATGGTGGAGAAACAACTAGTGTTAATACTGCTATGACTAGCTTCAATTTAAATTTAGATGCTATAACAGGTAGCACTGTAAGTGGTGCTTCAATAGAAATTAGAGTACGTTTTAGTATGCCAGACGCTCAGGAAGAGTTTGCTTTTGATAATATTATATTAAAAGGTGTTGATGCTCCTTGTACAGACCCAACCGTACCATCAGTAACTGCTATTGCTAATCCTGTTTGTAGTGGAAACACAACTACTTTAAATATTACGGGTACTTTAAATGATGCAACACAATGGGCTATTTATACTGGTTCTTGTGGAGGAACATTAGTTGGCACTACTACTACTTCTTCTTTTGTAGTTACTCCAACTGGACCTAGCACAACTTATTATGTGCGTGGTGAAGGAGGTTGTGTAACACCTGGTAGTTGTGGTACATTGACTGTAAACGTTACTAACATTACATCAACAATAATTTCTCAAACAAATGTAGCATGTAATGGGGGCGCAACTGGAGCTGCAACAGTTTCTGCTTCAGGTGGAACTGCTCCTTATACTTATGCCTGGAGTAATGCTGCTACAACAGCTTCTATAACTGGTATTGTTGCTGGAACTTATACATGTACTATTACAGACGCTAATGGTTGTACAAAAATTCAATCTGCAACAATAACTCAACCAACTGCTTTAGTTGCTTCTGCAATTACGGATAACAATGCTTCTTGTAATGGTGGTTCTAATGGTGGAGCTACAGCTTCTGCTACTGGAGGAACCGCTCCTTATACTTACGCATGGGGTAACGGAGCTACAACTGCTTCTATAACTGGCGTTATTGCGGGAACTTATAATGTAACAATCACGGATGATAATGGTTGTACTGATATGGCTTCTATTACTATTACAGAACCAACTGCTTTAGTTGCTTCTGCAATTGTGGATAACAATGCTTCTTGTAATGGTGGTTCTAATGGTGGAGCTACAGCTTCTGCTACTGGAGGAACCGCTCCTTATACTTACGCATGGAGTAACGGAGCTACAACTGCTTCTATAACTGGTATTATTGCTGGAACCTATACATGTACTATTACAGACGCTAATGGTTGTACTGATACGGCTTCTATTACTATTACTGAACCAACTGCTTTAGTTGCTTCTGCAATTGCGGATAACAATGTTTCTTGTAATGGTGGTTCTAATGGCGGAGCTACAGCTTCTGCTACAGGAGGAACTGCTCCTTATACTTATGCTTGGAGTAACGGAGCTACAACTGCTTCTATAACTGGTATTGTTGCTGGAACTTATACATGTACTATTACAGATGCTAATGGATGTACTGATATGGCTTCTATTACTATTACTGAACCAACTGCTGTAGTTGCTTCTGCAATTACGGATAACAATGCTTCTTGTAATGGTGGTTCTAATGGTGAAGCTACAGCTTCTGCTACAGGAGGAACTGCTCCTTATACTTACGCATGGAGTAACGGAGCTACAACTGCTTCTATAACTGGTATTGTTGCTGGAACTTATACATGTACTATTACAGACGCTAATGGTTGTACTGATATAGCTTCTATTACTATTACTGAACCAACTGCTTTAGTTGCTTCTGCAATTGTGGATAACAATGTTTCTTGTAATGGTGGTTCTAATGGTGGAGCTACAGCTTCTGCTACAGGAGGAACTGCTCCTTATACTTATGCTTGGAGTAATGCTGCTACAACAGCTTCTATAACTGGTATTGTTGCTGGAACTTATACATGTACTATTACAGACGCTAATGGTTGTACTGATATAGCTTCTATTACTATTACTGAACCAACTGCTGTAGTTGCTTCTGCAATTGCGGATAACAATGTTTCTTGTAATGGTGGTTCTAATGGAGGAGCTACAGCTTCTGGATCTGGTGGTACTGCACCTTATACTTACGTATGGAGTGATGGTGCTACAACCGCCTCTATAACTGATGTTGTTTCTGGAACTTATACTGTATGGGTAACTGATAATAATGGTTGTTTGAATACTACTACTGTAACAATTACAGAACCAGTCGCTATTGACAATAATATTACACAAAACGCAGGTGTATTAACTGCAGATCAAACTGGTGCAACATACCAATGGTACGAATGTCCAAATACTTTATTAACAGGAGAAACGAATCAAAGTTTTACACCAACTGCAATGGGTGACTATAAAGTTGAAATTACATTAGGTGTTTGCACAATTGAATCTGCTTGCGAAACTGTTACTGTATTAGGTTCTGAAAATTTTGAAAGTATATCTAATTTCTCAATTTATCCAAACCCTACAAATGGTTTATTAAATATTAACGCAGATTTTGACGGACAATTCATTATTGCTAATCAATTAGGTCAAACTGTAAAAACTTTCACAGTTAGTTCTAACATAACAAACATTGTAAATGTTGATAATTTAGCAGATGGTATCTATTTCATTAAAGGTACTAATGGATTAAAAACTAGCTCTAAAAGATTAATAATTAAGAAATAA
- a CDS encoding phage tail protein has product MDPLLGQITLFAGNFAPRGWALCEGQLLAISQNTALFSIIGTTYGGDGRTTFALPDLRGRAPIQSGTGPGLSTRQLGSRGGQETHTLNTLEMPSHNHIANSASKFHAQSAAGDDDTISPGATLASGSNSGSEIFSSSVPNTEMNTNSVTTTTTTLNQGGNQAHNNMQPYLTINYIIALQGLFPTRN; this is encoded by the coding sequence ATGGATCCATTATTAGGACAAATTACACTGTTCGCAGGAAACTTCGCCCCGAGAGGATGGGCACTTTGTGAAGGACAATTATTAGCCATTTCACAAAACACTGCTTTATTCTCTATAATAGGAACAACCTATGGAGGAGACGGAAGAACTACATTTGCATTACCAGACTTACGTGGTAGAGCTCCTATTCAATCTGGTACAGGTCCAGGATTATCTACACGCCAATTAGGTTCAAGAGGAGGTCAAGAAACTCATACTTTAAATACTCTTGAAATGCCATCTCATAACCACATAGCAAATTCCGCTTCTAAATTTCATGCACAAAGTGCTGCAGGAGATGATGACACTATAAGCCCTGGTGCAACTCTTGCTAGTGGCTCAAATAGTGGCTCTGAAATTTTCAGTAGTAGTGTTCCAAATACTGAAATGAATACTAATTCAGTTACAACGACAACAACTACTTTAAATCAAGGAGGAAATCAAGCTCATAATAATATGCAACCGTATTTAACAATTAACTACATTATTGCATTGCAAGGTCTTTTTCCTACAAGAAACTAA
- a CDS encoding sensor histidine kinase, producing the protein MNSDLIHQDEIISVIIYTFTAFLLMALVLILFFYFSRKKIVQKEVEKKNLELSHQKKLLHAILVTQEDERKRIAQDLHDDISSKLNIVSINSHLLKTPGLTFEESCEISTNIFNLTKKALDNSRRIAHDLLPPVLEKFGLHAGIEEMCVEFNSNKQVRANFKSTAELDKLSSDVQLSVFRILQELMNNSLKHSKASSINIIFERELEKITCKYSDDGIGFDIQSDDNQKGLGMKSIESRISFLNGQISVNSSLGNGINVLFSF; encoded by the coding sequence ATGAATTCAGATTTAATACATCAAGATGAAATAATAAGTGTAATTATCTACACTTTTACAGCATTCCTTTTAATGGCATTGGTACTTATTTTGTTTTTCTATTTCTCAAGGAAGAAAATTGTACAAAAAGAGGTAGAAAAGAAAAACTTAGAATTAAGTCATCAAAAAAAATTATTGCACGCAATACTTGTAACGCAAGAAGATGAAAGGAAAAGAATTGCTCAAGACCTTCATGATGATATAAGTTCTAAATTGAATATTGTCTCAATAAATAGTCATTTATTAAAAACACCTGGGCTAACATTTGAAGAGTCTTGCGAGATTTCTACAAATATTTTTAACCTTACCAAAAAAGCATTAGATAATTCTCGAAGAATAGCACATGACTTATTGCCTCCAGTTTTAGAAAAATTTGGACTTCATGCTGGAATAGAAGAAATGTGTGTTGAGTTTAATAGTAATAAACAGGTAAGAGCTAATTTTAAAAGTACTGCGGAACTGGATAAATTAAGTTCAGATGTTCAGTTAAGTGTGTTTAGAATTTTGCAAGAACTAATGAATAATTCACTAAAACATAGTAAAGCATCAAGTATAAATATTATCTTTGAAAGAGAGTTAGAAAAAATTACTTGTAAGTATAGCGACGATGGTATTGGTTTTGATATTCAAAGTGACGACAATCAAAAAGGACTAGGAATGAAAAGTATTGAAAGTCGAATTAGTTTTTTAAACGGACAAATAAGTGTAAATTCGAGTTTAGGTAATGGAATTAATGTACTATTTAGTTTTTGA
- a CDS encoding response regulator transcription factor — protein MEKIKMILADDEVLFRKGIAFLLQRESNIEILFEASDGLELTTYLEENKEQHPDIILMDLKMPLLNGVEATKIIHDAYPEIKIIALTSYNTRSFVANMIHVGASSYLVKNATPAEMLLTINEVFEKGFYYNDCVLDVINEGIAIKDYRIKSHFDEDYLTTREKEVLEFICQQFSTNEIAEKLFISPRTVDGHRNNLLLKTESKNIAGLVVYAIQNKVIPIEDILKRI, from the coding sequence ATGGAAAAAATAAAAATGATATTGGCCGATGACGAAGTTTTGTTTCGAAAGGGAATAGCGTTTTTGTTGCAAAGAGAATCGAATATAGAAATTTTATTTGAAGCTTCTGATGGTTTAGAATTAACCACCTATCTAGAAGAAAATAAAGAGCAACATCCCGATATTATTTTAATGGATTTAAAGATGCCATTATTAAATGGAGTTGAAGCTACAAAAATTATTCATGATGCTTATCCTGAAATAAAAATAATTGCATTAACAAGTTATAATACAAGATCATTTGTAGCGAATATGATTCATGTTGGTGCTTCTTCTTACCTAGTTAAAAATGCGACTCCAGCTGAAATGTTATTAACAATAAATGAAGTTTTTGAAAAAGGATTTTACTATAATGACTGTGTTCTAGACGTTATTAATGAAGGAATTGCAATTAAAGATTATAGAATCAAAAGTCATTTTGATGAAGACTATCTAACCACAAGAGAAAAAGAAGTTTTAGAATTTATCTGCCAGCAATTTAGTACTAATGAAATTGCTGAAAAATTATTTATAAGTCCAAGAACTGTAGACGGACATAGAAATAATTTACTACTAAAAACGGAATCTAAAAATATTGCAGGTCTAGTTGTATATGCTATTCAAAATAAAGTAATTCCAATAGAAGATATTTTAAAGAGAATCTAA
- a CDS encoding asparagine synthetase B translates to MDAEGQQNHLKAYGITYWALEKNYKVSWLLNYRGGSFLFPDDEPIRRECKIRGVTFEVLSDAATNSILEEISSPSQNMETVVLEKAPKIAVYTPKGKQPWDDAVTMVLTYAEIPYEEIYDEDVLTDQLLLYDWLHLHHEDFTGQFGKFFGNYRTAPWYIEQKKEAENLALKLGYSKVSEEKLAVALKVRDYVIGGGFMFAMCSATDSFEIALAAEGVDICEPMFDGDSSDPNYQSQINYNNSFAFKDFILERRPETYEFSDIDTTDDRAKKRVPFQQDYFTLMDFSAKWDPIPTMLCQNHTQLVKGFMGQTTAFSGDKIKSNVLRLGENKLNGEARYIHGTRGKGMFTFYGGHDPEDYQHFVGDAPTVLDLHPNSPGYRLILNNVLFPAARKKKLKT, encoded by the coding sequence ATGGACGCAGAAGGACAACAAAATCATTTGAAAGCATACGGAATTACCTATTGGGCATTAGAGAAAAACTACAAAGTGAGTTGGTTACTTAATTATAGAGGTGGTTCATTTTTGTTTCCAGATGATGAGCCAATTAGAAGAGAATGTAAAATTAGAGGTGTAACTTTTGAAGTTTTGTCTGATGCAGCAACCAATTCTATTTTAGAAGAAATTAGTAGTCCATCTCAGAATATGGAAACGGTTGTTTTAGAAAAAGCACCTAAAATTGCAGTTTATACGCCAAAAGGTAAACAACCATGGGACGATGCTGTAACAATGGTATTAACTTATGCAGAAATTCCATATGAAGAAATATATGATGAAGATGTACTAACCGATCAACTGCTATTATATGATTGGTTACATCTACATCATGAAGATTTTACAGGGCAATTTGGTAAGTTTTTCGGCAATTATAGAACAGCACCATGGTATATTGAACAGAAAAAAGAAGCAGAAAATCTTGCTCTAAAATTAGGTTATAGTAAAGTTTCTGAAGAAAAACTAGCTGTTGCTTTAAAAGTTAGAGATTATGTTATTGGTGGAGGTTTTATGTTTGCAATGTGTTCTGCTACAGATAGTTTTGAAATAGCATTAGCAGCTGAAGGAGTAGATATTTGTGAGCCTATGTTCGATGGAGATAGTAGCGATCCTAATTATCAGTCACAAATAAACTATAATAACTCATTTGCTTTTAAAGATTTTATATTAGAAAGAAGACCTGAAACTTATGAATTTTCAGATATCGATACTACAGATGATAGAGCTAAAAAAAGAGTTCCTTTTCAACAAGATTATTTTACACTAATGGATTTTTCTGCAAAATGGGATCCAATTCCCACAATGCTATGCCAAAATCATACTCAATTAGTAAAAGGTTTTATGGGGCAAACCACTGCATTCTCTGGAGATAAAATTAAAAGCAATGTATTAAGGTTAGGAGAAAACAAGTTAAATGGAGAAGCAAGATATATTCATGGAACAAGAGGTAAAGGAATGTTTACATTCTATGGAGGTCATGATCCAGAAGATTATCAACATTTTGTTGGAGATGCACCTACTGTATTGGACCTACATCCAAATTCTCCAGGTTATCGTTTAATTTTAAATAATGTTTTATTTCCAGCAGCAAGAAAGAAAAAGCTGAAAACATAA